Genomic segment of Serinicoccus hydrothermalis:
GCCAAGTGCTACGGGCGCTCCCTGGCCACCGGCAAGCTGGTCGACATCGGCGAGGCCGTCGGCATCATCGCGGCGCAGTCCATCGGTGAGCCCGGCACCCAGCTGACGATGCGGACCTTCCACACCGGTGGTGTGGCCGGTGACGACATCACGCAGGGTCTGCCCCGTGTGGTCGAGCTCTTCGAGGCCCGCACGCCCAAGGCGGTCGCCCCGATCGCCGAGGCGACCGGTCGCATCGAGGTCGAGGACACCGACAAGACGCGTCGGCTGCTGCTCACCCCGGACGACGGCAGCGACGAGCACGCCTACCCGGTCAGCAAGCGCGCGCGCCTGCTGGTCTCGGACGGCGAGCACGTCCAGGTCGGCACCCAGCTCGTGGTCGGCGCGATCGACCCCAAGCAGGTGCTGCGCATCCTCGGCCCCCGTGCCACCCAGCAGCACCTGGTCGACCAGGTGCAGGGCGTCTACCGCCAGCAGGGTGTGTCGATCCACGACAAGCACATCGAGGTCATCGTGCGGCAGATGCTGCGCCGCGTCACGATCATCGAGGCCGGCGACACCGAGCTGCTGCCGGGCACCCTCGCCGAGCGTGGCCGGTTCGAGACCGAGAACCGGCGGGTCGTCTCCGAGGGCGGTCGCCCGGCCTCGGGTCGTCCCGAGCTCATGGGCATCACCAAGGCCTCGCTGGCGACCGACTCCTGGCTCTCCGCGGCCTCCTTCCAGGAGACCACGCGCGTCCTCACCGAGGCCGCCATGGAGGCCAAGAGCGACCCGCTGCTGGGCCTCAAGGAGAACGTCATCCTCGGCAAGCTGATCCCCGCGGGGACCGGCCTGACGCGCTACCGCAACCTCACGGTGGAGCCGACCGAGGAGGCCAAGGCCGCCGCGTACGCCGTCCCCGACTACGAGGACTTCGACTACGCCGGCACCTTCGGCCAGGGGAGCGGCGAGGCGGTCCGCCTCGACGACGTCCCCATGGACGAGCCGCGTTACTGACGCACCCCTCGCGGTCGCGCCAGCGCGCACGGGCGGGTATGCCGAGCACCGGCATACCCGCCCGTGGCGGTTCCCGGGATTTGTCCGTGTGCCGCGCGGCCGGTAGTCTGGAGAGTCGTGTGTGGGCTAGGCCCCGCGCACGCGCGGGTGTTCGCGCCCGCAATACCTCTCGCCGGGCAGTCCGCCCGGCCCCCCCACGTCGCACGCGCGTGCTCCGCGGTGGGCCGGACGGGAAGTGCAGGGGAGAGCAGCGTGTCCGACACGCCCGACCTCGGGTGTCGAGGGCAGGCCCAACCCAAGGAGCGTGACCCGCAGGGACAGCACGTCCGTGCGGAGCACGAGGACCAACATCGACTGACGGAGAATCAGTGCCTACGATCAACCAGCTTGTCCGCAAGGGCCGGCAGGACAAGGTCAAGAAGACCAACTCCCCGGCCCTCAAGGGCAACCCGCAGCGCCGCGGCGTCTGCACCCGTGTCTACACGACCACCCCGAAGAAGCCGAACTCCGCCCTGCGCAAGGTCGCCCGCGTGCGCCTCACCAGCGGCGTCGAGGTCACGGCCTACATCCCGGGTGTCGGTCACAACCTCCAGGAGCACTCCATCGTGCTCGTCCGCGGCGGCCGGGTGAAGGACCTGCCCGGTGTCCGCTACAAGATCATCCGCGGGTCCCTGGACACCCAGGGCGTGCGTGGCCGCAACCAGGCCCGCTCCCGCTACGGCGCGAAGAAGGAGAAGAAGTAATGCCTCGTAAGGGCCCCGCTCCGAAGCGCCCCCTCATCAACGACCCCGTCTACGGCTCGACGCTGGTGACCCAGCTGGTCAACAAGATCCTGCTGGACGGCAAGAAGGCGACCGCCGAGCGCATCGTCTACGGCGCCCTCGAGGGCTGCCGCGCCAAGACCGGCACCGACCCGGTGCAGACGCTCAAGCGCGCGCTGGACAACGTCAAGCCCGCGCTGGAGGTCAAGTCGCGCCGCGTCGGTGGCGCGACCTACCAGGTCCCGATCGAGGTCAAGCCGGGCCGCAGCACCACGCTGGCCCTCCGCTGGCTCGTCGGCTACTCCCGGCAGCGTCGTGAGAAGACGATGACCGAGCGGCTCATGAACGAGATCCTCGACGCGAGCAACGGCCTGGGCGCCGCGGTCAAGCGTCGCGAGGACACGCACAAGATGGCCGACGCCAACAAGGCGTTCGCCCACTACCGCTGGTAGAGCCCGCGGTTCACCCGTACTGACGAAGACCCGACCAGAGAAGAGAGACTGTGGCACTCGACGTCCTCACGGACCTCAACAAGGTCCGCAACATCGGCATCATGGCGCACATCGATGCCGGCAAGACGACGACCACCGAGCGGATCCTGTTCTACACCGGCATCAACTACAAGATCGGGGAGACGCACGACGGCGCCTCCACGATGGACTGGATGGAGCAGGAGCAGGAGCGTGGCATCACGATCACCTCCGCCGCGACGACGACGTTCTGGAAAGACAACCAGATCAACATCATCGACACCCCGGGGCACGTCGACTTCACCGTCGAGGTGGAGCGGTCCCTGCGCGTGCTCGACGGTGCCGTCGCCGTCTTCGACGGCAAGGAGGGCGTCGAGCCGCAGTCCGAGACGGTGTGGCGGCAGGCGGACAAGTACGACGTCCCCCGCATCTGCTTCGTCAACAAGATGGACAAGCTCGGTGCGGACTTCTACTTCACCGTGCAGACCATCAAGGACCGCCTCGGTGCGACCCCGCTGGTCGTCCAGCTGCCCATCGGCAGCGAGAGCGACTTCATCGGTGTCGTCGACCTCATCAAGATGCGGGCCCTGACCTGGCGCGGCGAGGTCGCCAAGGGTGAGGACTACGTCGTCGAGGACATCCCGGCGGACCTCCAGGCCAAGGCCGAGGAGTACCGCGAGACGCTGGTCGAGCAGGTCGCCGAGGCCACCGACGAGCTCATGGAGAAGTACCTCGAGGAGGGCGAGCTCACCGAGGAGGAGCTGGTCTCCGGCATCCGCGAGATGACCGTCAACTCCCAGGCCTACCCCGTGCTCTGCGGCTCGGCCTTCAAGAACAAGGGTGTCCAGCCGATGCTGGACGCGGTCATCTCCTACCTGCCCTCGCCGCTGGACGTGCCGCCGATGATCGGCCACGACCCGAGCGACGAGACCGTCGAGCTGACCCGCCGTCCGGACTCCACCGAGCCCTTCTCGGGCCTGGCGTTCAAGGTGGCGACGCACCCGTTCTTCGGCACGCTGACCTACGTCCGCGTCTACTCGGGCAAGATCGACGCGGGCCAGCCGGTCTACAACGCGACCAAGGGCAAGAAGGAGCGCATCGGGAAGCTGTTCCAGATGCACTCCAACAAGGAGAACCCGGTCGGGACGGCGTCCGCGGGCCACATCTACGCGATGATCGGCCTCAAGGACACCACGACCGGTGACACGCTCTCGGACATGAACCAGCACATCGTGCTGGAGTCGATGAGCTTCCCCGAGCCGGTCATCCACGTGGCCATCGAGCCCAAGACCAAGGGCGACCAGGAGAAGCTGTCCACCGCGATCCAGAAGCTGGTCCAGGAGGACCCGACCTTCACCGTCCGGCTGGACGAGGAGACCGGTCAGACCGTCATCGGCGGTATGGGTGAGCTCCACCTGGACGTCTTCGTCGACCGCATGAAGCGCGAGTTCAAGGTCGAGGCCAACGTCGGCGCCCCGCAGGTCGCCTACCGCGAGACCATCAAGAAGGCCGTGGAGAAGTACGACTACACCCACAAGAAGCAGACCGGTGGGTCGGGCCAGTTCGCCAAGGTCCAGCTGACCTTCGAGCCGATGGACACCGCCGAGGGCGAGCTCTACGAGTTCGCCAACTCGGTGACCGGTGGCCGCGTGCCCAAGGAGTACATCCCCTCGGTCGACCAGGGCATCCAGGACGCCATGCAGGTCGGCATCCAGGCCGGCTACCCGGTCGTGGGCATCAAGGCCACCCTGCTGGACGGCGCCTACCACGACGTCGACTCCTCGGAGATGGCGTTCAAGATCGCCGGCTCGATGGCCTTCAAGGAGGCCGCCCGCCGCGCCAACCCGGTGCTGCTCGAGCCGATGATGGCCGTCGAGGTCCGGACCCCGGAGGACTACATGGGGGACGTCATCGGCGACCTCAACTCCCGCCGTGGCCAGATCCAGTCCATGGAGGACATCTCCGGTGCCAAGGTCGTCAAGGCCGTGGTCCCGCTGTCCGAGATGTTCGGGTACGTTGGTGACCTCAGGTCCCGGACCCAGGGTCGTGCCAACTACACGATGCAGTTCGACTCCTACGCCGAGGTTCCCAAGAACGTCGCCGAGGAGATCATCAAGAAGGTCCGCGGCGAGTGAGCCCGTTCACTCCGTCCGCGGAGTGATGGACCGAGCAACAC
This window contains:
- the rpsG gene encoding 30S ribosomal protein S7 yields the protein MPRKGPAPKRPLINDPVYGSTLVTQLVNKILLDGKKATAERIVYGALEGCRAKTGTDPVQTLKRALDNVKPALEVKSRRVGGATYQVPIEVKPGRSTTLALRWLVGYSRQRREKTMTERLMNEILDASNGLGAAVKRREDTHKMADANKAFAHYRW
- the fusA gene encoding elongation factor G — its product is MALDVLTDLNKVRNIGIMAHIDAGKTTTTERILFYTGINYKIGETHDGASTMDWMEQEQERGITITSAATTTFWKDNQINIIDTPGHVDFTVEVERSLRVLDGAVAVFDGKEGVEPQSETVWRQADKYDVPRICFVNKMDKLGADFYFTVQTIKDRLGATPLVVQLPIGSESDFIGVVDLIKMRALTWRGEVAKGEDYVVEDIPADLQAKAEEYRETLVEQVAEATDELMEKYLEEGELTEEELVSGIREMTVNSQAYPVLCGSAFKNKGVQPMLDAVISYLPSPLDVPPMIGHDPSDETVELTRRPDSTEPFSGLAFKVATHPFFGTLTYVRVYSGKIDAGQPVYNATKGKKERIGKLFQMHSNKENPVGTASAGHIYAMIGLKDTTTGDTLSDMNQHIVLESMSFPEPVIHVAIEPKTKGDQEKLSTAIQKLVQEDPTFTVRLDEETGQTVIGGMGELHLDVFVDRMKREFKVEANVGAPQVAYRETIKKAVEKYDYTHKKQTGGSGQFAKVQLTFEPMDTAEGELYEFANSVTGGRVPKEYIPSVDQGIQDAMQVGIQAGYPVVGIKATLLDGAYHDVDSSEMAFKIAGSMAFKEAARRANPVLLEPMMAVEVRTPEDYMGDVIGDLNSRRGQIQSMEDISGAKVVKAVVPLSEMFGYVGDLRSRTQGRANYTMQFDSYAEVPKNVAEEIIKKVRGE
- the rpsL gene encoding 30S ribosomal protein S12, which produces MPTINQLVRKGRQDKVKKTNSPALKGNPQRRGVCTRVYTTTPKKPNSALRKVARVRLTSGVEVTAYIPGVGHNLQEHSIVLVRGGRVKDLPGVRYKIIRGSLDTQGVRGRNQARSRYGAKKEKK